In Natronococcus occultus SP4, the following proteins share a genomic window:
- a CDS encoding aminotransferase class I/II-fold pyridoxal phosphate-dependent enzyme has protein sequence MEDRGFDLEGRLDVLVEDDQKRSLAPVDRIAERGYFAAPSGGELPVLDSEEALVFASNNYLGLTADQRVQDAARQAGATVGTGAGASRLLTGDTLVHRDLERLLAETKGTDRALAFSSGYAANVGTITALEPDVIFSDERNHASIVDGCRLSDAETVVYDHCDAASLRAELAERAGRASSTDESWLIVTDTVFPTNGTVAPLGSICEAAEEFGAWVMVDEAHATGLYADGGGVVQAEGLEDRIHIQLGTLSQALASQGGYIAGSDALVELVANEARPFAHSTGLTPMAAAAASEALHLARHGDAREQLWENVAHLRDGLESMGFEVLGDSQLLPVLVGDRKDTLDLAAGVRDRNVIVPALRPPVVPDDRCRLRVSPTAAHDRDDIVACLEAFQAAGTEVGLL, from the coding sequence ATGGAAGACCGCGGGTTCGACCTCGAGGGTCGGCTCGACGTCCTTGTCGAGGACGACCAGAAACGATCGCTCGCGCCCGTCGACCGCATTGCCGAGCGGGGGTACTTCGCGGCGCCGTCGGGAGGCGAGCTCCCGGTGCTCGACTCCGAGGAGGCGCTCGTGTTCGCGTCGAACAACTACCTCGGGCTCACCGCCGACCAGCGGGTTCAGGACGCGGCGCGCCAGGCCGGCGCCACCGTCGGAACGGGTGCCGGAGCGAGCCGACTGCTCACTGGCGACACGCTCGTCCACCGGGATCTCGAGCGGCTGCTCGCGGAGACGAAGGGCACCGACCGCGCGCTCGCCTTCTCCTCCGGGTACGCCGCCAATGTGGGGACGATCACGGCCCTCGAGCCGGACGTGATCTTCTCCGACGAGCGCAACCACGCGAGCATCGTCGACGGCTGTCGGCTCTCGGACGCCGAGACGGTCGTCTACGACCACTGCGACGCCGCCAGCCTTCGAGCCGAGCTGGCGGAGCGAGCCGGCCGAGCCAGCTCCACGGACGAGTCGTGGCTGATCGTCACCGACACCGTCTTCCCCACGAACGGGACCGTCGCTCCGCTGGGGTCGATCTGCGAGGCCGCCGAGGAGTTCGGCGCGTGGGTGATGGTCGACGAGGCCCACGCGACGGGACTGTACGCCGACGGCGGCGGCGTCGTCCAGGCCGAGGGGCTCGAGGACCGGATCCACATCCAGCTCGGCACGCTCTCGCAGGCGCTTGCGAGTCAGGGCGGCTACATCGCGGGCAGCGACGCGCTCGTCGAGCTGGTCGCAAACGAGGCCCGGCCGTTTGCCCACTCGACCGGGCTCACGCCGATGGCCGCCGCGGCTGCCAGCGAAGCGCTTCACCTCGCCCGCCACGGCGACGCTCGCGAACAGCTCTGGGAGAACGTCGCCCACCTCCGGGACGGGCTCGAGTCGATGGGGTTCGAGGTGCTCGGCGACTCACAGCTCCTCCCCGTCCTCGTCGGCGATCGGAAGGATACGCTGGATCTCGCGGCCGGTGTCCGGGATCGAAACGTGATCGTCCCGGCGCTTCGACCGCCAGTCGTCCCCGACGATCGCTGTCGGCTCCGGGTCTCCCCAACCGCGGCCCACGACCGGGACGATATCGTCGCCTGTCTCGAGGCGTTCCAGGCGGCCGGAACTGAAGTCGGTCTTCTCTGA